The following coding sequences lie in one Alosa sapidissima isolate fAloSap1 chromosome 15, fAloSap1.pri, whole genome shotgun sequence genomic window:
- the LOC121683860 gene encoding homeodomain-interacting protein kinase 4-like, producing MYECPTKMSDIYSETEVYHVLDTVGRGTFGKVTKCWRGSDGELVAVKIMKTDVHKSRVIKNELKLISVLCSANLDKSHIVKFYEAFPGQSCHYLVFELLEKNLYQLQKDNGFRPLAIRNIRTITYQVLKALAKLKELAIIHADLKPENVMIVDQSRHPFRVKVIDFGSASLFNEVRFVREPYIQSRFYRSPEILLGLPFCEKVDMWSLGCIIAELFLGWPLYPGESEYDQVRYICETQGIPHTHLLNSASKAHLYFELIKNSRGAPKWQLKHPSSVGKGGVPQSTETAGSSGRRKYIFSSLDELESVEVPQTDEGFHNEEIAAEIMDRHCMVELLKRTLTLDSHQRINPSSALRHHFITIHHLRAAQEYKHYYEMSRRCLQEAVTPARTSGGDGTRPHRLQTETQAQPPHPRGAYQPQRSAAAKQEHQYHSGSCQAAFAGKYRIDNCGATSAVHSQHNLVYSRVRKTTKQLDDLCIVDEQDMGTSDTISSEESDRAHQTPNRQASDPDNCPAPNKGTDEEMGATGYSTVPGTRRERSLGESIMSYFSSFCGKQQMAKLPQTEGIAPGTCGPQHEPAQDGTLDQSLVLYPQDDSMCEQDVNPPQVFLAETQDFLLEDMVTQDFLTQVLTQSVIESQDGDVPMSQDMVDDHSVNYPEYSDQAVQAGGEYVLQYFPYEPEAHPPQWPDPNSWMPDAQMSTFHGYGPSARSGGCAHNFMHY from the exons ATGTACGAGTGTCctacaaaaatgtcagatatttaTTCTGAAACTGAGGTTTACCACGTCCTGGACACTGTTGGAAGAGGAACTTTTGGTAAAGTCACAAAATGTTGGCGAGGAAGTGATGGAGAATTAGTTGCTGTAAAAATTATGAAAACGGATGTCCACAAAAGTCGCGTAATTAAGAATGAATTGAAACTTATATCCGTCCTTTGCTCTGCAAATTTGGACAAGAGTCATATTGTAAAATTCTACGAGGCTTTTCCTGGCCAGAGTTGTCATTACCTGGTATTTGAGCTGTTGGAGAAGAATTTGTATCAACTTCAAAAAGATAATGGATTTAGACCATTAGCCATACGCAATATTCGGACGATTACTTATCAAGTGCTTAAAGCCCTTGCTAAGCTCAAGGAGTTAGCAATAATTCACGCTGATCTAAAACCTGAGAATGTCATGATCGTGGATCAGTCTCGCCATCCCTTCCGAGTCAAGGTGATCGACTTTGGCTCAGCAAGTCTTTTCAACGAAGTCCGTTTTGTAAGAGAGCCATACATCCAGTCAAG ATTCTATCGATCTCCAGAAATACTTCTTGGACTTCCATTCTGTGAAAAGGTGGATATGTGGTCCCTCGGCTGCATAATAGCAGAGCTTTTTCTTGGCTGGCCTCTGTACCCTGGAGAGTCAGAATATGACCAGGTGCGCTACATTTGTGAAACCCAGGGAATTCCACACACCCATCTCCTCAATTCAGCTAGCAAGGCTCACCTATATTTCGAACTCATAAAGAACAGTCGTGGGGCACCTAAATGGCAGCTAAAGCATCCTAGTTCTGTTGGCAAAGGTGGAGTCCCCCAGTCCACAGAGACAGCAGGTTCTTCTGGGCGACGGAAGTATATCTTCAGCTCTCTAGATGAACTTGAGTCTGTAGAGGTTCCTCAAACAGATGAGGGATTCCATAATGAGGAGATAGCTGCAGAAATTATGGACCGACACTGCATGGTAGAGCTCCTAAAGCGAACGCTGACGTTGGATTCGCACCAGAGGATCAATCCCAGCTCAGCCCTGCGCCATCACTTCATCACCATTCACCACTTGCGTGCTGCTCAGGAGTACAAGCACTATTACGAGATGTCTCGTCGCTGTCTGCAAGAGGCAGTGACACCAGCCAGAACTTCTGGGGGAGATGGCACAAGACCACACCGTctccagacagagacacaggccCAACCTCCTCACCCAAGGGGTGCTTACCAGCCTCAACGCTCTGCTGCTGCAAAACAGGAGCATCAGTACCACAGTGGCAGCTGCCAGGCAGCCTTTGCTGGGAAGTATCGCATAGACAATTGTGGTGCAACCTCAGCAGTACACAGCCAACACAATCTGGTCTACAGCCGAGTCCGTAAGACTACAAAGCAGCTGGACGATCTGTGCATCGTGGATGAGCAGGACATGGGTACCTCTGACACAATCTCGTCTGAGGAGTCTGATCGAGCCCATCAAACTCCAAACCGGCAAGCTTCTGACCCAGACAACTGTCCAGCACCCAACAAGGGCACAGATGAAGAAATGGGTGCCACTGGTTACTCCACTGTCCCTGGCACTCGCCGGGAGAGATCTCTGGGCGAGTCAATAATGTCGTATTTCAGTAGCTTCTGTGGGAAGCAGCAAATGGCTAAGCTCCCTCAGACTGAAGGCATTGCTCCAGGGACTTGTGGACCACAGCATGAGCCTGCCCAAGATGGAACCCTGGACCAGTCGCTGGTGCTCTACCCTCAAGACGACTCCATGTGTGAGCAAGATGTGAATCCGCCACAGGTCTTCCTGGCAGAAACCCAGGATTTTCTACTGGAAGATATGGTCACCCAAGACTTTCTGACCCAGGTTCTTACCCAGAGTGTGATCGAAAGCCAAGATGGTGATGTCCCAATGTCCCAGGACATGGTGGATGACCACAGTGTGAACTATCCTGAATACAGTGACCAAGCTGTGCAGGCTGGTGGAGAATATGTCCTGCAG TACTTTCCATATGAGCCAGAGGCTCATCCACCCCAGTGGCCTGACCCCAACAGCTGGATGCCCGATGCCCAGATGTCCACCTTCCACGGCTATGGCCCTTCGGCCCGCAGTGGAGGTTGCGCACACAACTTCATGCATTACTGA